The stretch of DNA TTTTCTTTGCTACAAATCAGGTCGGCACAATTTTCATGGTTGCGGATGAAAGGGGTAATGAGGTAAAGCGAATTATAAATGATTCGTTTGGAAATCTATTGCTCGATAGCGGAGTCAGTTTGGATATATGCTTAGGGTTTGCCGCAGGACTGGCAGATAAAGATACCGGACTTGTACACCTTGGATATCGTGAATACGATCCCGCAATCGGAAGATTCACCACACCCGACCCGCTAGGATTTGCGGGTGGTGACGTAGATGTTTACGGGTACTGTCTCGATGACCCGATTAATTTTCATGATCGGACGGGGCTTGCGGGGAAGAGTGAAGGGAAAGAAGACAAAAAGAATACTCTAGATGAAGACTCTAAAATAAAAAATTTACAACATGATACCCCAAAAAAGACTGTTAAACATGCTGGATCAGGTATGGATTTAGAAAGCTCTGAAAAGATATCGCCAAAAGAAAAAACAAAACTTGAGCAAGATAATAAATCTAAATTTTCTCTCAAAGACCTTGGAAAAGGAGCTTTCAAAGGAATAAGATCCGGAATTCCAGCAGGAATGACTATTGGCAGCGCACTTGGGCCATTAGGAATAACAGCAGGAGCTATTACTGGCGGCTTTACGGGAGCATCAGTTGGCATGCTTTATTCAATAGGATCAAAAGCAATTTCTGACACATTCGGAATAGATGAAGATACTCAAAAAACTATTCGCAAGGCCATGGGGTATATGACCTCTAAAAAAGGGAAAAAATGATTAGTTATTTTATATCAGCAATATTAAGCGCTCTTATAATCACATGGTTATTTCGTTCTAAGAAATGTTTTTCATGCCCTAGATGTGGCGAGAGATTTGAAAGAATTCCCAATAGAGCTATGGGAATTACGTACTTGTTGTTAGCAGTTGTGATGATTGTAACGGGTATAGTAAATGGGAGGAATTACCCTTCTGTATTTGATTATCTAGTTGGTTCTTCTGGAATTTATTATCTTCTTAAAAAAGAAAAAAAGAAGTGCCCCAAATGTAAAAATGAAATTGTTTAATAGCATTAAATTATTTTTCCTTATTTTAAGAATAGCGAAGAATTATTTTTATAACTAGATTGCGTATAATTTATTAACAGCCTCGACTTCGGTCGGGGCTTTCTCGTATCAATCATTCCCACTCGGATTTGCTGGCGGAGACGTGGATGTTTACGGCAATTGTCTTGATGATCCGGTTAATTTTCATGATCGGACGGGGCTTGCTGGGAAGAGTGAGGAGAAAGAGGAA from Desulfovibrio gilichinskyi encodes:
- a CDS encoding RHS repeat domain-containing protein, encoding FFATNQVGTIFMVADERGNEVKRIINDSFGNLLLDSGVSLDICLGFAAGLADKDTGLVHLGYREYDPAIGRFTTPDPLGFAGGDVDVYGYCLDDPINFHDRTGLAGKSEGKEDKKNTLDEDSKIKNLQHDTPKKTVKHAGSGMDLESSEKISPKEKTKLEQDNKSKFSLKDLGKGAFKGIRSGIPAGMTIGSALGPLGITAGAITGGFTGASVGMLYSIGSKAISDTFGIDEDTQKTIRKAMGYMTSKKGKK